A genome region from Candidatus Cloacimonadota bacterium includes the following:
- a CDS encoding VOC family protein, producing MLNHIGIVINEVSEIENFYQDILGMEIIKQFKLDKELSNEIFKINKETDVYMMQKDDLILELFITQNPGSASYDHLCISVLSRKKLIEKAKKDNYSCLIIPRKNYDIVFIKDGSGNIFEVKER from the coding sequence ATGCTGAATCACATTGGAATAGTAATCAACGAAGTCTCTGAAATCGAGAATTTCTATCAAGATATCCTCGGAATGGAGATCATAAAACAGTTTAAATTAGACAAAGAATTATCTAACGAGATTTTCAAAATTAACAAGGAAACCGATGTTTATATGATGCAGAAAGATGACTTGATTTTAGAATTGTTCATTACTCAAAATCCCGGTTCTGCAAGTTATGATCATCTTTGTATAAGTGTTCTTTCTCGCAAAAAATTAATCGAAAAAGCAAAAAAAGATAATTATTCTTGCTTGATAATCCCCCGAAAAAATTATGATATTGTTTTTATTAAAGACGGTTCAGGTAATATTTTTGAAGTGAAAGAGAGATGA
- a CDS encoding DUF89 family protein, with protein MKTYLDCLPCFLNQALRAGRIATNDETKIKELLDEVGAMIKEIPMENTPPETGAIIYRKISEITGNNDPYKAIKEKNIAHALQLYPELKKIVKRSDDRLLTAIRLAVAGNVIDLGVNREFDLVEEIEKILHQEFAVLDYEYFKQELYKAKEILYIGDNAGEAVFDKILIEELGKPVTFVVREIPIINDITIKEARRIGIDKVATIISSGTTAPGTILELCNQEFIQKFNDADLIISKGQGNYEGLSGVERSVFFLLKAKCPVIARNIGVRENDIVLKGRNVSSPSVPDGNTREDSCTTEL; from the coding sequence ATGAAAACTTATCTTGATTGTCTGCCTTGTTTTCTGAATCAGGCTTTAAGGGCAGGACGCATTGCTACCAACGATGAAACAAAAATAAAAGAATTGTTAGATGAAGTGGGAGCAATGATCAAAGAAATTCCGATGGAAAATACTCCTCCTGAAACCGGAGCGATAATTTATCGAAAGATCAGCGAAATTACTGGAAATAATGATCCCTACAAAGCGATAAAAGAAAAAAATATCGCTCATGCTTTACAACTTTATCCTGAACTGAAAAAAATAGTGAAAAGATCAGACGATAGATTATTAACTGCGATCCGACTTGCTGTTGCCGGAAATGTGATCGATCTGGGTGTGAATAGGGAATTTGATCTGGTCGAAGAAATTGAGAAAATCCTGCATCAGGAATTTGCTGTTCTTGATTACGAATATTTTAAGCAGGAATTATATAAAGCAAAAGAAATTCTTTATATTGGAGATAATGCTGGAGAAGCAGTTTTTGATAAAATCCTCATCGAGGAATTGGGAAAACCGGTAACTTTTGTAGTTCGGGAAATTCCTATAATAAACGATATAACCATCAAAGAAGCGAGACGGATTGGAATCGATAAAGTAGCAACAATAATTTCTTCGGGAACAACTGCTCCAGGAACTATTCTCGAACTTTGTAATCAGGAATTCATCCAAAAATTTAATGACGCTGATTTGATCATTAGTAAAGGACAGGGAAATTACGAAGGATTATCTGGAGTAGAAAGGTCCGTCTTTTTCCTTTTGAAAGCGAAATGTCCGGTTATTGCGAGAAATATTGGAGTTCGGGAAAATGATATTGTCCTGAAAGGGAGAAATGTCAGTAGCCCGTCAGTCCCTGACGGTAATACACGAGAGGACTCGTGTACCACTGAATTATAA